A stretch of Longimicrobium terrae DNA encodes these proteins:
- a CDS encoding FUSC family protein, which produces MKTDRLHPALREIIRVAPARLAWGAGLRAAAAIMVPLILGRAFGIPGMAWAALGGFNAALVDKDGSYSGRAWHLAVVSFASALAAATAALLGHAPVAAIAGMAVWTACAALGRAWGRTGQDAGTISSVTFAVSLATAATPEAALMRAVWLLAGSGWAALIGLLLWPVRRLRPAQRAVGQCYDALGAMAREVAELARAGTEGATGRAHFDGVRTALEAAWRTLPADRRPGGRSTEEEVLLLHLHGADQALGSLAAYADAVGDVPPGPLRDAAADEAASLAAFFDAAGARLMTGRGAVPHPEPSRMSALRDDAPEARHLLRLAWRVREFADAAHEALEGRLPPLPAAVAARPSTAEGWLAPLRGHLSLHSVLLRHALRAGIVAAAAVAVAYALRLEHGYWVTATALITLQPQRGTTLVKGLQRMGGTALGATLAIAIPHLTTDPHVQVGILGALAVCTVAMLPVNYLAYTFLITPTFVLLAEMQAGLWNLSFTRVIDTLIGGVIALAGAHLLWAPPERRRFPEHAAAAAETARDYLLACLAWPRVAGEVVAARRRAAGLMLMELSASLDRTRLETGRGTDLEPAETISLYLRRLVTASSAAAAHDSSAQAATFGTRAADALSELSAALTAGREPPEIGPLLEAPPEDADARFRLERLERPIRVLHDAAGRLSEAARSR; this is translated from the coding sequence ATGAAGACCGATCGACTGCATCCCGCGTTGCGGGAGATCATTCGCGTCGCGCCGGCGCGGCTGGCGTGGGGCGCGGGGCTGCGCGCCGCGGCGGCCATCATGGTGCCGCTGATTCTGGGACGCGCCTTTGGGATTCCGGGGATGGCGTGGGCCGCGCTGGGCGGCTTCAACGCGGCCCTGGTGGACAAGGACGGCAGCTATTCCGGCCGGGCGTGGCACCTGGCCGTGGTTTCGTTCGCCTCCGCGCTGGCGGCGGCGACCGCGGCGCTGCTGGGGCACGCGCCCGTTGCCGCCATCGCCGGGATGGCCGTGTGGACCGCCTGCGCGGCCCTGGGCCGGGCCTGGGGGCGAACCGGGCAGGACGCGGGCACCATCAGCTCCGTCACCTTTGCCGTCTCGCTCGCGACCGCGGCCACGCCCGAAGCCGCGCTCATGCGGGCTGTGTGGCTGCTGGCGGGTTCGGGATGGGCGGCGCTGATCGGGCTGCTGCTGTGGCCCGTGCGGCGGCTGCGGCCGGCGCAGCGTGCGGTGGGGCAGTGCTACGACGCGCTGGGCGCCATGGCGCGGGAGGTGGCGGAGCTTGCCCGCGCCGGTACGGAAGGCGCCACGGGCCGGGCGCACTTCGACGGGGTGCGCACCGCGCTGGAGGCCGCGTGGCGCACCCTTCCCGCCGACCGCCGCCCCGGCGGCCGCTCGACGGAGGAAGAGGTGCTTCTGCTGCACCTGCACGGCGCCGACCAGGCGCTGGGCTCCCTTGCCGCCTATGCCGACGCGGTGGGCGACGTGCCCCCGGGCCCCCTGCGCGACGCCGCCGCGGATGAGGCGGCGAGCCTGGCCGCCTTCTTTGACGCGGCCGGCGCGCGGCTGATGACGGGCCGCGGCGCCGTGCCGCATCCCGAGCCGTCGCGCATGTCCGCGCTGCGGGATGATGCGCCGGAAGCTCGTCACCTTTTGCGCCTTGCGTGGCGCGTCCGCGAGTTCGCCGACGCAGCGCACGAGGCGCTGGAAGGCCGCCTTCCGCCGCTCCCCGCGGCCGTCGCGGCACGCCCCTCCACTGCCGAGGGCTGGCTGGCTCCGCTGCGCGGGCACCTGTCGCTGCACTCCGTCCTTTTGCGTCACGCACTGCGCGCGGGGATCGTGGCCGCGGCGGCGGTCGCGGTGGCGTACGCGCTGCGTCTGGAGCACGGCTACTGGGTCACGGCGACGGCGCTCATCACCCTACAGCCGCAGCGGGGAACCACGCTGGTAAAGGGGCTGCAGCGAATGGGCGGCACCGCGCTGGGCGCCACGCTGGCCATCGCCATCCCGCACCTGACCACGGATCCGCACGTGCAGGTGGGCATCCTGGGTGCGCTGGCGGTGTGCACGGTGGCGATGCTGCCGGTCAATTATCTCGCCTATACCTTTCTGATTACGCCAACGTTCGTACTGCTGGCGGAGATGCAGGCGGGGCTCTGGAACCTGTCGTTCACGCGGGTGATCGACACGCTCATCGGCGGGGTAATCGCGCTGGCGGGCGCGCACCTGCTGTGGGCGCCCCCGGAGCGGCGGCGGTTTCCGGAGCACGCGGCCGCCGCGGCGGAGACCGCGCGCGACTACCTGCTGGCGTGTCTGGCGTGGCCACGCGTGGCGGGAGAGGTGGTGGCTGCGCGGCGGCGCGCGGCGGGGCTGATGCTGATGGAACTGTCTGCGTCGCTGGACCGGACGCGGCTGGAAACGGGGCGCGGGACGGACCTGGAGCCGGCGGAAACCATCAGCCTGTACCTGCGCCGGCTGGTCACCGCCTCATCCGCCGCGGCGGCCCACGACTCCAGCGCGCAAGCCGCGACGTTTGGTACCCGGGCGGCGGACGCGCTCTCGGAACTGAGCGCCGCGCTCACCGCGGGCCGCGAACCGCCGGAGATCGGACCGCTGCTGGAAGCGCCGCCGGAAGATGCGGATGCGCGCTTTCGCCTGGAGCGTCTGGAGCGCCCCATCCGCGTACTTCACGACGCGGCCGGTCGTCTGTCCGAGGCGGCGCGGTCGCGGTGA
- a CDS encoding SRPBCC family protein, with translation MKVRNVHQRTLDASGTQVGALIDGLAQRGDRLWPEERWPQLRFDRPLGAGAVGGHGPVRYVIEAYAPGRGIRCRFTAPRGFLGTHGFEVEDAGGGRTVLRHVLEMRTTGPALLSWPLVFRPLHDALIEDALDRAERSVGMKPAGARWSVWVRVLRRVLRGRG, from the coding sequence ATGAAGGTACGGAACGTCCATCAGCGCACGCTGGATGCATCCGGGACGCAGGTCGGCGCGCTGATCGACGGGCTGGCGCAGCGGGGAGACCGCCTGTGGCCGGAAGAGAGGTGGCCACAGCTGCGCTTCGACCGTCCGCTGGGCGCGGGCGCCGTGGGCGGCCATGGGCCCGTACGCTACGTAATCGAGGCGTACGCGCCGGGCCGCGGCATCCGCTGCCGCTTTACGGCTCCTCGCGGATTCCTGGGGACGCACGGCTTCGAGGTGGAGGACGCGGGCGGCGGCCGTACCGTTCTGCGCCACGTGCTGGAAATGCGCACGACGGGTCCGGCGCTGCTGAGCTGGCCGCTCGTCTTTCGCCCGCTGCACGACGCGCTGATCGAAGATGCGCTCGATCGTGCCGAACGCAGCGTGGGGATGAAGCCCGCGGGCGCGCGCTGGTCGGTGTGGGTGCGGGTGCTGCGCCGCGTGCTCCGCGGGCGTGGCTAA
- a CDS encoding GyrI-like domain-containing protein, which translates to MEDGRAMLLAGLRRVHAFTATSRDIPMQWEEFRRMGPPPGRQGTASYGVICGANMEERSMEYMCAVEVDSLQDVPPEYGRMRITRQRYAVFTHEGGVSKLGDTWGSIWNDWLPRSGYQSAHRPDFERYDERFDPETGSGTVEIWVAVQSA; encoded by the coding sequence ATGGAGGACGGCCGCGCGATGCTGCTGGCCGGGCTGCGCCGCGTGCATGCGTTTACCGCCACGTCGCGTGACATCCCGATGCAATGGGAGGAGTTCCGGCGGATGGGGCCGCCGCCGGGGCGTCAAGGCACGGCCAGCTACGGCGTCATCTGCGGGGCGAACATGGAGGAGCGTTCGATGGAGTACATGTGCGCCGTGGAAGTGGATAGCCTGCAAGACGTTCCGCCCGAGTACGGCCGCATGCGCATCACCAGGCAGCGGTACGCCGTCTTTACGCACGAGGGAGGCGTTTCCAAGCTGGGAGACACCTGGGGCTCGATCTGGAATGACTGGCTTCCGCGCTCGGGGTATCAGTCCGCGCACAGGCCGGATTTTGAGCGGTATGACGAGCGGTTCGATCCAGAAACGGGTTCCGGCACCGTCGAAATCTGGGTCGCGGTCCAGAGCGCCTGA
- a CDS encoding alpha/beta hydrolase — MIPPARVLIVAAFAACGAYLPAAAQEPMPPHETFTLHSAALNETRRINVYMPPGSSTVGAAPLPVLYMPDGGEQEDFPHVAATVDAGIRAGELRPMYVVGIENTERRRDMTGPTTVESDRQIAPRVGGSAAFRAFIGDELIPEIGRRFNVSNERAIIGESLAGLFVVETFFARPELFRTYIALSPSLWWNSDELVRNAGVRLRTTPAAERTLYLSSANEVEDIVPATARLAGLLRTMAPAGVTLRFEPRPDLRHDNIYRSSAPGVLRELFPAEKNRP, encoded by the coding sequence ATGATTCCGCCGGCCAGAGTGCTCATCGTGGCCGCGTTTGCCGCCTGTGGCGCGTATCTGCCCGCCGCCGCCCAGGAGCCGATGCCGCCGCACGAGACGTTCACCCTGCACTCCGCCGCGCTGAACGAGACGCGGCGCATCAACGTGTACATGCCGCCAGGTTCGAGCACCGTGGGCGCGGCGCCGCTCCCCGTCCTCTACATGCCGGACGGCGGCGAACAGGAGGATTTTCCGCACGTGGCCGCGACGGTGGACGCGGGCATCCGCGCAGGCGAACTGCGGCCCATGTACGTGGTGGGCATCGAGAACACGGAGCGCCGGCGCGACATGACCGGCCCCACCACGGTGGAGAGCGACAGACAGATCGCGCCACGTGTGGGAGGATCCGCCGCGTTCCGCGCCTTCATCGGCGACGAACTGATCCCGGAGATCGGGCGCCGCTTCAACGTGTCGAACGAGCGGGCGATCATCGGCGAGTCGCTGGCCGGGCTGTTCGTGGTGGAAACGTTCTTCGCGCGGCCGGAACTGTTTCGCACGTACATCGCCCTCAGCCCCAGCCTGTGGTGGAACAGCGACGAACTGGTACGCAACGCGGGCGTCCGGCTCCGCACCACTCCCGCCGCGGAGCGGACGCTCTACCTGTCGTCGGCCAACGAGGTGGAGGACATCGTTCCCGCCACGGCGCGGCTCGCGGGATTGCTGCGGACGATGGCACCCGCCGGGGTGACGCTTCGGTTTGAGCCCCGGCCGGACCTGCGGCACGACAACATCTACCGCTCGTCCGCTCCGGGCGTGCTGCGCGAGCTGTTCCCGGCGGAAAAGAACCGGCCGTAG
- a CDS encoding GNAT family N-acetyltransferase, translated as MTIQVRAATAADRKFMRDVVPRLRSFGEPPLRPAEALDRAERETLARALDEPKPDAVLLIADLAGAPAGVAYAHAATDYFTGETHGHLSIIAVAQSGEGQGVGRALLAAVESWSAAQGHRFMTLNVFADNHRARAVYERAGYGPDTLRYYKELPGPAQ; from the coding sequence TTGACCATCCAAGTACGCGCGGCCACCGCGGCCGACCGGAAGTTCATGCGGGACGTGGTGCCACGGCTGCGGTCGTTCGGAGAGCCGCCGCTGCGGCCCGCCGAGGCGCTGGACCGGGCCGAGCGCGAGACGCTGGCGCGCGCCCTCGACGAGCCGAAGCCCGACGCCGTGCTGCTGATCGCGGACCTGGCGGGCGCGCCGGCGGGGGTGGCGTACGCGCACGCGGCGACGGATTACTTCACCGGCGAGACGCACGGCCACCTCTCCATCATCGCCGTGGCCCAGTCCGGCGAGGGGCAGGGCGTGGGGCGCGCGCTGCTGGCCGCGGTGGAGTCGTGGTCCGCGGCGCAGGGTCACCGTTTCATGACCCTGAACGTGTTCGCGGATAACCATCGGGCGCGCGCCGTCTACGAGCGCGCGGGCTACGGGCCCGACACCCTGCGCTACTACAAGGAACTGCCGGGCCCGGCACAGTAG
- a CDS encoding glucokinase has protein sequence MNQFLLVGDIGSARMVLGLASTDGTTLTDLQETSLADSGGTAVEEIVTAFLREMGVRVAGACFSVAGPVVDEQVWFPSSKRHVDQRRLRESLSIPRLTLVNDLQATARALPHLAPNQFATLQMGVADPNGSRAVISAEAGLGQAMLIAQGEQRVALASEGGHADFAPNGELQEGLLAFLRAETGHVSYERVCSSGGIHNIYRFLRSRAVEPEPSWLAQSIAAAADPAAAIIAAAGGTEPSCAVCRQALEVFAAILGAECGNMALRTLPTAGLFVGGVLPRQMLPVLRGGAFLAAFRHKGPMSDLIRRIPVHVILEQHAALFGAAQYARASVA, from the coding sequence ATGAACCAGTTTCTACTCGTCGGCGACATCGGCTCCGCGCGGATGGTGCTCGGGCTTGCGTCCACGGACGGCACGACCCTCACCGACCTCCAGGAAACCAGCCTCGCGGACAGCGGCGGCACGGCGGTGGAAGAGATCGTCACCGCGTTTCTGCGCGAGATGGGGGTGCGTGTAGCGGGCGCCTGCTTCAGCGTCGCCGGCCCCGTGGTGGACGAGCAGGTCTGGTTTCCTTCGTCCAAGCGACACGTGGACCAGCGGCGGCTTCGCGAATCGCTGTCGATTCCACGGCTGACGCTGGTGAATGATCTTCAGGCGACCGCGCGGGCGCTTCCCCACCTTGCCCCCAACCAGTTTGCGACACTGCAGATGGGTGTGGCGGATCCCAACGGTTCGCGCGCCGTCATCTCGGCGGAGGCGGGATTGGGACAGGCGATGCTGATTGCCCAGGGCGAGCAGCGGGTCGCGCTGGCGTCGGAGGGCGGGCACGCGGACTTCGCGCCCAACGGCGAACTGCAGGAGGGACTGCTGGCGTTTCTGCGCGCGGAAACAGGGCACGTAAGCTACGAGCGGGTATGCTCATCCGGCGGCATTCACAACATCTACCGCTTTCTGCGCAGCCGCGCCGTCGAGCCGGAGCCGTCGTGGCTCGCCCAATCCATTGCCGCCGCCGCTGATCCCGCGGCGGCGATCATCGCGGCGGCGGGCGGGACGGAGCCTTCGTGCGCGGTATGCAGGCAGGCGCTGGAGGTATTCGCGGCGATTCTGGGCGCGGAATGCGGAAACATGGCGCTGCGCACGCTTCCCACCGCCGGCCTGTTCGTGGGCGGCGTGCTGCCCCGGCAGATGCTCCCGGTGCTGCGCGGCGGGGCGTTCCTTGCCGCTTTCCGCCACAAGGGCCCGATGTCGGACCTGATCCGCCGGATTCCCGTCCACGTGATCCTGGAGCAGCACGCCGCCCTCTTCGGCGCCGCCCAGTACGCCCGCGCATCGGTGGCGTAG
- a CDS encoding DUF1579 family protein produces the protein MTDHTEPDIIVTTDAGGPPRRGAAHERLEMFVGSWDAAGRTFMPSDLTGRETYEWLPGGFFLVYRFDRRYGESPHRGMGVFRVDPADQSYSATFYDNLGYARDYAVTVDGRRWTLTGPWERATIEFSEDGQRLDEHWDRSDDGENWLPLCDFSATRVPSS, from the coding sequence ATGACCGACCATACCGAACCGGACATCATCGTCACCACGGATGCGGGCGGGCCTCCCCGGCGCGGCGCGGCTCACGAGCGGCTGGAGATGTTCGTGGGATCGTGGGACGCGGCGGGCAGGACGTTCATGCCGTCGGACCTGACAGGGCGGGAAACGTACGAATGGCTGCCCGGCGGCTTTTTTCTGGTCTACCGCTTCGACCGCAGGTACGGCGAAAGCCCGCACCGCGGGATGGGCGTGTTCCGGGTGGATCCGGCGGACCAGTCGTATTCCGCGACGTTCTACGACAACCTGGGCTACGCGCGCGACTACGCCGTCACGGTGGATGGACGGCGCTGGACGCTTACCGGGCCGTGGGAGCGCGCGACGATCGAGTTTTCCGAGGACGGGCAGCGGCTGGACGAGCACTGGGACCGTTCGGACGATGGCGAGAACTGGCTGCCGCTGTGCGACTTTTCCGCCACGCGCGTGCCTTCATCCTGA
- a CDS encoding DUF6665 family protein, with product MPDANRDVDPLRYEILQEQTAVLARLGTALHDALQRLERFDAAAPPNTEPATPVRDLLVGAAGEALWYYVVQREVLGFGVSDNLLRDLRVPREVQLRMGLNRAPRKP from the coding sequence ATGCCGGATGCCAACCGCGACGTGGACCCGTTGCGGTACGAGATTCTTCAGGAACAGACGGCGGTGCTGGCGCGGCTGGGGACTGCGCTTCACGATGCGCTGCAGAGGCTGGAAAGGTTCGATGCCGCGGCCCCGCCCAACACCGAGCCCGCCACGCCCGTACGCGACCTGCTGGTAGGCGCCGCGGGCGAGGCGCTGTGGTACTACGTGGTGCAGCGCGAGGTGCTCGGCTTTGGCGTGAGCGACAACCTGCTGCGCGACCTGCGGGTTCCGCGCGAGGTGCAGCTGCGCATGGGCCTGAACCGCGCGCCTCGCAAGCCGTAG